A single genomic interval of Macadamia integrifolia cultivar HAES 741 chromosome 6, SCU_Mint_v3, whole genome shotgun sequence harbors:
- the LOC122080774 gene encoding N-acetylglucosaminyl-phosphatidylinositol de-N-acetylase-like isoform X3, translating to MDWFLIIILLSSLWAASLCIAIYACCFPPKDAFLCNVLSKSGEVACKKNVLLVIAHPDDESMFFLPVIFYLTSKGHNLHLLCMSTGNADGKGNMRKEELYQACAVLKVPLQHVKILDHLDLQDGFDKIWSHKLLANIVKEEISSQSIDLIITFDYYGVSGHKNHRDVHHGISTNIMRKYSGPVDIWLSILCAFFYPRGEMFCLLNQYPNKSFLAMAQHRSQWVWFRKLFVSLSSYTYVNTLRKISI from the exons ATGGATTGGTTCTTGATAATCATCCTATTGAGTTCACTTTGGGCAGCTTCTCTATGCATTGCTATTTATGCATGCTGTTTTCCACCCAAGGATGCATTTCTATGTAATG TGTTGTCAAAATCAGGTGAAGTTGCTTGCAAGAAAAACGTCTTGCTGGTCATAGCCCACCCAGATGATGAATCTAT gtttttccTACCAGTCATTTTTTACTTGACTTCAAAAGGACATAATCTTCACCTTCTATGCATGTCAACAG GTAATGCAGATGGCAAGGGAAACATGAGAAAGGAAGAACTTTACCAGGCTTGTGCTGTTCTTAAG GTTCCACTTCAACATGTGAAGATCTTGGACCATCTGGATTTACAG GATGGATTTGACAAGATCTGGAGCCATAAACTACTGGCAAATATTGTTAAAGAGGAAATTTCAAGTCAAAGCATTGACTTG ATAATTACTTTTGACTATTATGGAGTTTCGGGTCATAAGAATCACCGTGATGTCCATCATGGG ATCAGTACAAACATTATGCGCAAGTACAGTGGACCAGTTGACATCTGGCTATCCATCCTATGTGCTTTCTTTTACCCAAGAGGAGAGATGTTCTGTTTACTAAATCAATATCCTAATAAAAGCTTTCTTGCAATGGCACAACACCGGAGCCAATGGGTTTG GTTTCGGAAGTTGTTTGTGTCTCTCTCCAGTTACACTTACGTGAACACGCTTCGAAAGATAAGCATATAG
- the LOC122080774 gene encoding N-acetylglucosaminyl-phosphatidylinositol de-N-acetylase-like isoform X2: MDWFLIIILLSSLWAASLCIAIYACCFPPKDAFLCNGEVACKKNVLLVIAHPDDESMFFLPVIFYLTSKGHNLHLLCMSTGNADGKGNMRKEELYQACAVLKVPLQHVKILDHLDLQDGFDKIWSHKLLANIVKEEISSQSIDLIITFDYYGVSGHKNHRDVHHGVRMALYENSQTNIEAWELISTNIMRKYSGPVDIWLSILCAFFYPRGEMFCLLNQYPNKSFLAMAQHRSQWVWFRKLFVSLSSYTYVNTLRKISI; encoded by the exons ATGGATTGGTTCTTGATAATCATCCTATTGAGTTCACTTTGGGCAGCTTCTCTATGCATTGCTATTTATGCATGCTGTTTTCCACCCAAGGATGCATTTCTATGTAATG GTGAAGTTGCTTGCAAGAAAAACGTCTTGCTGGTCATAGCCCACCCAGATGATGAATCTAT gtttttccTACCAGTCATTTTTTACTTGACTTCAAAAGGACATAATCTTCACCTTCTATGCATGTCAACAG GTAATGCAGATGGCAAGGGAAACATGAGAAAGGAAGAACTTTACCAGGCTTGTGCTGTTCTTAAG GTTCCACTTCAACATGTGAAGATCTTGGACCATCTGGATTTACAG GATGGATTTGACAAGATCTGGAGCCATAAACTACTGGCAAATATTGTTAAAGAGGAAATTTCAAGTCAAAGCATTGACTTG ATAATTACTTTTGACTATTATGGAGTTTCGGGTCATAAGAATCACCGTGATGTCCATCATGGGGTACG CATGGCCTTATATGAGAATTCGCAAACAAATATTGAAGCCTGGGAACtt ATCAGTACAAACATTATGCGCAAGTACAGTGGACCAGTTGACATCTGGCTATCCATCCTATGTGCTTTCTTTTACCCAAGAGGAGAGATGTTCTGTTTACTAAATCAATATCCTAATAAAAGCTTTCTTGCAATGGCACAACACCGGAGCCAATGGGTTTG GTTTCGGAAGTTGTTTGTGTCTCTCTCCAGTTACACTTACGTGAACACGCTTCGAAAGATAAGCATATAG
- the LOC122080774 gene encoding N-acetylglucosaminyl-phosphatidylinositol de-N-acetylase-like isoform X4: MSTGNADGKGNMRKEELYQACAVLKVPLQHVKILDHLDLQDGFDKIWSHKLLANIVKEEISSQSIDLIITFDYYGVSGHKNHRDVHHGVRMALYENSQTNIEAWELISTNIMRKYSGPVDIWLSILCAFFYPRGEMFCLLNQYPNKSFLAMAQHRSQWVWFRKLFVSLSSYTYVNTLRKISI; the protein is encoded by the exons ATGTCAACAG GTAATGCAGATGGCAAGGGAAACATGAGAAAGGAAGAACTTTACCAGGCTTGTGCTGTTCTTAAG GTTCCACTTCAACATGTGAAGATCTTGGACCATCTGGATTTACAG GATGGATTTGACAAGATCTGGAGCCATAAACTACTGGCAAATATTGTTAAAGAGGAAATTTCAAGTCAAAGCATTGACTTG ATAATTACTTTTGACTATTATGGAGTTTCGGGTCATAAGAATCACCGTGATGTCCATCATGGGGTACG CATGGCCTTATATGAGAATTCGCAAACAAATATTGAAGCCTGGGAACtt ATCAGTACAAACATTATGCGCAAGTACAGTGGACCAGTTGACATCTGGCTATCCATCCTATGTGCTTTCTTTTACCCAAGAGGAGAGATGTTCTGTTTACTAAATCAATATCCTAATAAAAGCTTTCTTGCAATGGCACAACACCGGAGCCAATGGGTTTG GTTTCGGAAGTTGTTTGTGTCTCTCTCCAGTTACACTTACGTGAACACGCTTCGAAAGATAAGCATATAG
- the LOC122080774 gene encoding N-acetylglucosaminyl-phosphatidylinositol de-N-acetylase-like isoform X1, producing the protein MDWFLIIILLSSLWAASLCIAIYACCFPPKDAFLCNVLSKSGEVACKKNVLLVIAHPDDESMFFLPVIFYLTSKGHNLHLLCMSTGNADGKGNMRKEELYQACAVLKVPLQHVKILDHLDLQDGFDKIWSHKLLANIVKEEISSQSIDLIITFDYYGVSGHKNHRDVHHGVRMALYENSQTNIEAWELISTNIMRKYSGPVDIWLSILCAFFYPRGEMFCLLNQYPNKSFLAMAQHRSQWVWFRKLFVSLSSYTYVNTLRKISI; encoded by the exons ATGGATTGGTTCTTGATAATCATCCTATTGAGTTCACTTTGGGCAGCTTCTCTATGCATTGCTATTTATGCATGCTGTTTTCCACCCAAGGATGCATTTCTATGTAATG TGTTGTCAAAATCAGGTGAAGTTGCTTGCAAGAAAAACGTCTTGCTGGTCATAGCCCACCCAGATGATGAATCTAT gtttttccTACCAGTCATTTTTTACTTGACTTCAAAAGGACATAATCTTCACCTTCTATGCATGTCAACAG GTAATGCAGATGGCAAGGGAAACATGAGAAAGGAAGAACTTTACCAGGCTTGTGCTGTTCTTAAG GTTCCACTTCAACATGTGAAGATCTTGGACCATCTGGATTTACAG GATGGATTTGACAAGATCTGGAGCCATAAACTACTGGCAAATATTGTTAAAGAGGAAATTTCAAGTCAAAGCATTGACTTG ATAATTACTTTTGACTATTATGGAGTTTCGGGTCATAAGAATCACCGTGATGTCCATCATGGGGTACG CATGGCCTTATATGAGAATTCGCAAACAAATATTGAAGCCTGGGAACtt ATCAGTACAAACATTATGCGCAAGTACAGTGGACCAGTTGACATCTGGCTATCCATCCTATGTGCTTTCTTTTACCCAAGAGGAGAGATGTTCTGTTTACTAAATCAATATCCTAATAAAAGCTTTCTTGCAATGGCACAACACCGGAGCCAATGGGTTTG GTTTCGGAAGTTGTTTGTGTCTCTCTCCAGTTACACTTACGTGAACACGCTTCGAAAGATAAGCATATAG